One Nonomuraea angiospora DNA segment encodes these proteins:
- a CDS encoding DUF3885 domain-containing protein, which translates to MRFHSLPESKRYADTAAEYEILLNRYNTVLTELFAGQPVYVVTMSLVPDEGIEVWSSTDPHALNPGSRPWMRLREDEDSDPGGTLHLHVSEQRWKSRILDPLLRAVADDECAGVIIMDTDLRRLYLPYDGGADVILAGPQERDALKNAHADWLSTHPLGL; encoded by the coding sequence GTGCGCTTTCACAGCCTGCCGGAATCCAAGCGGTACGCCGACACCGCCGCTGAATACGAGATTCTGCTCAACCGCTACAACACTGTGCTCACCGAGTTGTTCGCCGGCCAACCCGTCTACGTCGTGACCATGAGCCTCGTCCCCGACGAAGGCATCGAGGTGTGGTCCTCCACCGATCCGCACGCCCTCAATCCCGGCTCACGCCCGTGGATGAGGCTCCGCGAAGATGAGGACTCCGATCCCGGCGGAACCCTGCACCTACACGTCAGCGAGCAGCGCTGGAAGTCACGAATCCTGGACCCCCTGCTGCGGGCGGTCGCCGATGACGAATGCGCCGGCGTCATCATCATGGACACCGACCTGCGACGCCTCTACCTTCCCTACGACGGCGGTGCCGACGTCATCCTCGCCGGTCCCCAAGAACGGGACGCCCTGAAGAACGCTCATGCCGACTGGCTCTCCACACACCCGCTCGGACTCTGA
- a CDS encoding SMI1/KNR4 family protein — protein sequence MASSPRYPWLDRLRAVNDSAQEYFAQFRASLPPHQAQFDDGFGRASWLGAPGAAQAEIEQLEERLGMRLPPSYREFLQVTNGWDEYSHATLRLLTTAEVGWTRDVDPELGQIWDELDGPSGPQGRESVSDSLFIAEYIEGQVYLLNPYVVGPDGEWEAWDFATWHPGELRFRSFWDLMEREFSQYLSGR from the coding sequence ATGGCTTCGTCGCCCCGTTACCCCTGGCTGGACCGTCTCCGCGCCGTGAACGACAGCGCTCAGGAGTACTTCGCGCAGTTCAGGGCTTCTCTTCCGCCCCACCAGGCGCAGTTCGACGATGGATTCGGCCGTGCTTCCTGGCTCGGCGCACCAGGGGCCGCGCAGGCCGAGATCGAGCAGCTTGAGGAACGTCTCGGCATGCGGCTGCCGCCGAGTTACCGGGAGTTTCTCCAGGTCACCAATGGCTGGGATGAGTACAGCCACGCGACTCTCCGGTTGCTGACGACAGCCGAGGTCGGCTGGACCCGTGACGTTGACCCGGAGCTCGGCCAGATCTGGGATGAGCTGGACGGCCCTTCCGGACCGCAGGGGCGGGAGTCCGTGTCGGACAGCCTGTTCATCGCCGAGTACATCGAGGGGCAGGTCTATCTTCTCAACCCGTACGTGGTCGGGCCGGATGGCGAATGGGAGGCCTGGGATTTCGCGACGTGGCATCCGGGGGAGTTGCGGTTCAGATCGTTCTGGGATCTCATGGAGCGGGAATTCAGCCAGTACTTATCGGGGCGTTGA
- a CDS encoding AAA family ATPase — translation MLSSVHASRLEVAGDLLSLLRDTTTEPRTDTQLEALTLAVAADLPVLLWGEPGIGKTAALQQLAEALDLPLTTVIASVHEPSDFSGLPVVGDDPAAQGVPMAPPDWAVRLARGGRGLLFLDELSTAPPAVQAALLRLVLERRVGALRLPAGVRIVAAANPRSSAADGWELSPPLANRFVHLQWRHDHDVVVRGLGGTWPRASLPWLDPERLPEAVTFARRAVCGLLTARPDLVHRLPNNEAHRGGPWPSPRSWEMALCLTAFATAADASKDALSMLVRGTVGDGPGLELLAAMDRMDLPDPEALLADPATAELPQRGDLRQAVLDGVVAAVRKRPEKERWDAAWALLVRALETGAPDLVVVPASTLAALRRPDWKVPAAIERLAGVVSLGRKADEVAARVAG, via the coding sequence ATGCTTTCGTCCGTTCACGCCTCGCGCCTTGAAGTCGCCGGCGATCTGCTGTCCCTGCTCCGCGACACCACCACGGAGCCACGTACCGACACGCAGTTGGAGGCCCTGACCCTGGCCGTGGCGGCCGACCTGCCCGTCCTGCTGTGGGGGGAGCCGGGGATCGGCAAGACCGCGGCGCTGCAGCAACTCGCCGAGGCGCTCGACCTGCCGCTCACGACGGTGATCGCGAGCGTGCACGAGCCGTCCGACTTCTCCGGCCTGCCGGTGGTCGGTGACGACCCTGCCGCGCAGGGCGTCCCGATGGCGCCGCCGGACTGGGCCGTACGCCTGGCTCGCGGGGGCCGGGGACTGCTCTTCCTGGACGAGCTGTCCACGGCGCCGCCCGCCGTACAGGCCGCCCTGCTCCGCCTGGTCCTGGAACGGCGGGTCGGGGCCCTGCGGCTCCCGGCAGGTGTCCGGATCGTGGCGGCGGCCAACCCGCGTTCCTCCGCCGCTGATGGCTGGGAGCTGAGCCCGCCGCTCGCGAACCGGTTCGTCCACCTGCAATGGCGTCACGATCACGATGTCGTCGTACGCGGCCTCGGCGGGACCTGGCCGCGCGCGAGCCTGCCGTGGCTCGACCCGGAGCGGCTGCCCGAGGCGGTGACGTTCGCCCGGCGCGCGGTGTGCGGGCTGCTCACCGCCCGCCCCGATCTCGTCCACCGGCTGCCGAACAACGAGGCACACCGGGGCGGCCCGTGGCCCTCACCTCGCAGCTGGGAGATGGCGTTGTGCCTGACCGCCTTCGCCACCGCGGCCGACGCGTCCAAGGACGCGCTGTCCATGCTGGTCAGGGGCACGGTGGGGGACGGGCCTGGGCTGGAGCTGCTTGCCGCCATGGATCGGATGGACCTCCCCGACCCCGAGGCGCTGCTGGCCGACCCGGCGACGGCCGAGCTGCCCCAGCGGGGTGACCTGCGCCAGGCCGTACTCGACGGTGTGGTCGCGGCCGTGCGGAAGCGGCCGGAGAAGGAGCGGTGGGACGCGGCATGGGCGCTGCTGGTGCGAGCGCTGGAGACCGGCGCCCCGGACCTGGTGGTCGTGCCCGCCTCCACGCTCGCCGCGCTGCGCCGCCCGGACTGGAAGGTCCCGGCCGCGATCGAGCGGCTCGCCGGGGTGGTCTCCTTGGGCAGGAAGGCGGATGAGGTCGCGGCGCGGGTGGCGGGCTGA
- a CDS encoding vWA domain-containing protein — MDLEKLFTARLYAARARPYLATALFALHPVESRYVPTMAVDRHWRCYVSPAFVARTPVEELASVWVHEVSHLLRDHHGRSDRVARQQELTGRGERLRMNIAADFEINDDVYGDGLAWPDGAVQPKMLGLREGELMEDYLRQFRLGPYMQDLVWLDCGSGADGLEREWDLGPEGANGLSDHEREAVRFRVAQGINAHPGNVPKGWRRWAEEAFHPPQPWRELLGTAIRSAVSGPGVGEDYTYGRPPRRSAGLPGVILPSLRRRPPRISVVIDTSASVSDAELGSALLEVAAIVRAVGGRRDLVSVLSCDAAARVAQPLCRAEGMTLVGGGGTDLRAGIAKALRASPRPNVIVVLTDGQTPWPRERPASRMVVGLFSRPKRSYESDPDYVPDTPPSWARTVEIG, encoded by the coding sequence ATGGACCTCGAGAAGCTCTTCACCGCCCGGCTGTACGCCGCGCGGGCCCGGCCCTATCTGGCGACGGCGCTGTTCGCGCTGCACCCGGTGGAGTCGCGGTACGTGCCCACGATGGCCGTGGACCGGCACTGGCGATGTTATGTCTCACCGGCGTTCGTCGCACGAACCCCTGTCGAGGAGCTGGCGAGCGTGTGGGTGCACGAGGTCTCCCACCTGCTGCGCGACCATCACGGCCGCAGCGACCGGGTCGCCCGGCAGCAGGAGCTGACGGGACGGGGAGAGCGGCTGCGGATGAACATCGCCGCCGACTTCGAGATCAACGACGACGTGTACGGTGACGGGCTGGCCTGGCCTGATGGCGCCGTCCAACCGAAGATGCTGGGGCTGCGCGAAGGCGAGCTCATGGAGGACTATCTGCGCCAGTTCCGGCTCGGGCCGTACATGCAGGATCTGGTCTGGCTGGACTGCGGCAGCGGCGCCGACGGACTCGAGCGGGAGTGGGATCTCGGGCCGGAGGGCGCGAACGGGCTCAGTGACCACGAGCGGGAGGCGGTCCGGTTCCGGGTGGCGCAGGGCATAAACGCCCATCCGGGGAACGTGCCGAAGGGATGGCGACGGTGGGCGGAGGAGGCCTTCCACCCGCCGCAGCCGTGGCGGGAACTGCTCGGCACGGCCATCCGCTCGGCGGTGTCAGGACCCGGCGTGGGCGAGGACTACACCTACGGCAGGCCGCCGCGGCGCTCGGCCGGCCTGCCCGGCGTCATCCTGCCGAGCCTGCGGCGCAGGCCGCCGCGGATCAGCGTGGTCATCGACACCTCCGCGTCGGTCAGCGACGCCGAGCTGGGGAGCGCGTTGCTGGAGGTCGCCGCGATCGTCCGCGCCGTGGGCGGCCGGCGCGACCTGGTCAGCGTCCTGTCCTGCGACGCGGCGGCCCGGGTCGCGCAACCGCTGTGCCGGGCCGAAGGGATGACGCTGGTGGGCGGCGGCGGCACGGACCTGCGTGCGGGCATCGCCAAGGCGCTGCGGGCGAGCCCGCGGCCGAACGTCATCGTGGTCCTGACCGACGGACAGACCCCGTGGCCGCGGGAACGGCCGGCGTCCCGCATGGTGGTGGGGCTGTTCTCCCGGCCCAAGCGGTCGTACGAGAGCGATCCCGACTACGTGCCGGACACGCCGCCTTCATGGGCACGGACGGTCGAGATCGGCTAG
- a CDS encoding SDR family oxidoreductase → MRVNAIAPGYIQTPGTDGLIGEDLDAQRRMKAAFAGPIPLGRMGDPDEVAAAAVFLACDQGSFTTGAELFVDGGLAQV, encoded by the coding sequence ATCCGGGTCAACGCCATCGCTCCCGGCTATATCCAGACGCCAGGCACGGATGGTCTGATCGGCGAGGACCTGGATGCCCAGCGGCGAATGAAGGCGGCCTTCGCCGGGCCAATCCCCCTTGGCCGCATGGGCGATCCCGACGAGGTCGCCGCCGCGGCGGTCTTCTTGGCCTGCGACCAGGGCTCGTTCACCACCGGCGCCGAGCTTTTCGTCGACGGCGGCCTGGCCCAGGTCTGA
- a CDS encoding CbrC family protein → MLPGFDYHPDPLSTGSVKASDAACACCGQRRGYVYTGPVYCVETLESEPCPWCIADGSLAARYDAELVDVCDAPANVPKDTIETVSRRTPGFSGWQQERWLFHCGDGAAFLGPIGAPELAAFPDAREMLRFEHSTGGWSPEQVDDFLAALDKDGNPTAYLFKCRKCGSHLAYADFT, encoded by the coding sequence ATGCTGCCTGGCTTCGACTACCATCCGGATCCGCTCAGCACGGGGTCGGTGAAGGCCTCCGATGCGGCATGCGCGTGTTGCGGTCAACGGCGAGGCTACGTGTACACGGGACCGGTCTACTGCGTCGAGACCCTTGAGAGCGAACCATGCCCCTGGTGCATTGCCGACGGGAGCCTGGCAGCCCGCTATGACGCCGAACTCGTAGACGTCTGCGACGCCCCCGCCAACGTGCCGAAAGACACGATCGAGACCGTCAGCCGGAGAACCCCTGGCTTCTCTGGGTGGCAGCAGGAACGCTGGCTGTTCCACTGCGGTGACGGCGCCGCGTTCCTTGGGCCGATCGGGGCGCCGGAGTTGGCGGCCTTCCCGGATGCGCGGGAAATGCTTCGTTTTGAGCACTCCACCGGCGGATGGTCGCCCGAGCAGGTGGACGACTTCCTCGCGGCCCTCGACAAGGATGGCAATCCCACGGCCTACCTGTTCAAGTGCCGAAAATGCGGATCTCATTTGGCATACGCCGATTTCACCTAG
- a CDS encoding alpha/beta fold hydrolase translates to MLVHGSGSSSFMWAPVQRELALLGHRSYAVDLPGHGLDAQYPVAYQAPQDLDAWAVEPSTLGGVTLQDNVDLVVDVVRRLAEHGPVVLVGASLGGTTITGVGNTIPELVSRLVYISAWSCVQRSNPIEYMQEPEFADNLMAPLYALNVGDPSQLGAGRANYRTADPALLAALKAATMADVSDEQFRAFLNILQPDESIAVMMANARVQADTWGTIARTYIRLTEDRSLPVAMQDRLIAEANALTPDNPYDVHTLDTSHVGFVFRAGEVAAILDKLTI, encoded by the coding sequence GTGCTCGTTCACGGTTCCGGCTCGAGTTCCTTCATGTGGGCTCCCGTCCAGCGCGAACTGGCGTTGCTCGGTCACCGCAGCTACGCCGTCGATCTCCCAGGACATGGCCTCGACGCGCAATACCCGGTCGCCTACCAGGCGCCGCAGGACCTCGACGCGTGGGCGGTCGAGCCGTCCACATTGGGCGGGGTCACCCTGCAGGACAACGTCGACCTGGTCGTCGACGTAGTCCGCCGCCTGGCGGAACACGGGCCGGTGGTGCTGGTGGGCGCCAGCCTCGGAGGTACGACCATCACCGGGGTCGGCAACACGATCCCTGAGCTGGTGAGCCGGCTCGTATACATCTCCGCGTGGTCGTGCGTGCAACGGTCGAACCCGATCGAATACATGCAGGAGCCCGAGTTCGCCGACAACCTGATGGCCCCGCTCTACGCCCTCAACGTCGGAGACCCGTCTCAACTCGGTGCCGGCCGGGCCAACTACCGCACCGCCGACCCGGCACTGCTCGCCGCTCTCAAGGCGGCGACCATGGCGGATGTCAGCGACGAACAGTTCCGGGCCTTCCTCAACATCCTGCAGCCGGACGAATCGATAGCGGTGATGATGGCCAACGCCCGGGTGCAGGCCGACACCTGGGGCACGATCGCTCGCACCTACATTCGCCTCACCGAAGACCGGTCCCTCCCGGTGGCCATGCAGGACAGGCTGATCGCCGAAGCGAACGCCCTGACGCCTGACAATCCGTACGACGTTCACACCTTGGACACATCACATGTGGGATTCGTGTTCAGGGCCGGAGAGGTGGCCGCCATCCTCGACAAGCTGACAATTTAG
- a CDS encoding NAD(P)/FAD-dependent oxidoreductase codes for MRTVDVLVVGAGLAGLRTARLLALRELDVMVVDRRRSLSAGIRTTGIFVRRTLDDFDLPDQLLGPGVRDVLLYPPSRRAPIRLTSERDEYRVADMAGVYEHARRAAESAGARVLLGVRYVGASMGSVQFEGAEPVRARFIVGADGARSRVARDLGLDVNRRFLVGAEIVHPIASGTSAPAFHCVLDPRVAPGYLGWVIDDGRHAHVGVAGYPGAMRAGIRHLLDAFAADAPGRAAPTGPVERRGGPIPVGGVLRRLACPAGLLVGDAAGAVSPLTAGGLDPCLRMSELAAAVAAGYLRTRDQRMLSLYDGGALRSRFRGRLLLRRVFGGIRSRAVAEAAVGVLRGRAGRAVAARILFGDGSFPGVNPHLVDAAIDRAWG; via the coding sequence ATGCGGACAGTGGATGTACTGGTCGTGGGAGCGGGACTGGCCGGTCTGCGTACGGCTCGGCTGCTCGCGCTGCGAGAGCTGGATGTGATGGTGGTCGACCGGCGCAGGTCGCTGTCGGCGGGCATCCGTACGACCGGGATCTTCGTGCGTCGTACCCTTGACGACTTCGACCTGCCGGACCAGCTGCTCGGGCCCGGTGTACGGGACGTCCTGCTGTATCCGCCGTCGCGGCGGGCGCCGATCCGGCTGACCAGTGAGCGGGACGAGTACCGCGTGGCTGACATGGCGGGCGTCTATGAGCACGCGCGCCGGGCGGCGGAGTCGGCCGGGGCGCGGGTCCTCCTGGGCGTACGGTACGTCGGCGCGTCGATGGGATCTGTGCAGTTCGAGGGTGCCGAGCCGGTGAGGGCCCGGTTCATCGTCGGCGCGGACGGTGCCCGCTCCCGGGTGGCGCGTGATCTCGGTCTTGATGTCAACCGGCGCTTCTTGGTCGGTGCGGAGATCGTCCACCCGATCGCGTCAGGCACGAGCGCCCCCGCTTTTCACTGTGTGCTGGACCCTCGGGTCGCTCCGGGGTACCTGGGGTGGGTCATCGACGACGGCCGGCACGCGCATGTCGGCGTCGCGGGATATCCGGGAGCGATGCGCGCCGGCATCCGTCACCTGCTGGACGCCTTCGCCGCGGACGCGCCCGGCCGGGCGGCGCCGACCGGGCCGGTCGAGCGCCGAGGTGGTCCGATCCCGGTCGGCGGTGTGCTGCGTCGGTTGGCGTGCCCCGCCGGGCTGCTCGTCGGAGACGCGGCGGGCGCGGTGTCGCCGCTGACGGCCGGTGGGCTGGACCCGTGCTTACGCATGTCCGAACTGGCCGCGGCGGTCGCCGCCGGGTACCTGCGCACTCGCGATCAGCGCATGTTGAGCCTGTACGACGGGGGCGCGTTGCGGAGCCGGTTCCGAGGCCGGCTGTTGTTGCGCCGGGTGTTCGGCGGTATCCGATCCCGCGCCGTGGCGGAGGCGGCGGTGGGCGTGCTGCGTGGTCGTGCCGGTCGTGCCGTGGCGGCGCGGATCCTGTTCGGTGACGGTTCGTTTCCGGGGGTCAATCCACACCTTGTGGACGCTGCGATCGACCGTGCCTGGGGGTGA
- a CDS encoding class I SAM-dependent methyltransferase has product MTESAYLHATQVAYDTVAVDYAELLRDELDTKPLDRAMLAAFAEYVRAPEAGEVADLGCGPGRVTAHLQSLGVNAFGIDLSPKMIAVARRSYPDLRFEEGSMTALDLADEAVGGAVAWYSTVHTPPEVLPTVFAEIHRVLAPGGRFLIAFKVGDERRHLPRGYGHEISLDVYWMPPERIAELLGSAGLVLDAQLIREPDESERPRSGRQAFFLAHKPDKSS; this is encoded by the coding sequence ATGACTGAGTCCGCCTACCTGCATGCCACCCAAGTGGCCTACGACACCGTCGCTGTCGACTACGCCGAGCTCCTCAGGGACGAACTCGATACCAAGCCGCTCGATCGCGCCATGCTGGCGGCGTTCGCCGAATACGTGCGGGCGCCGGAGGCCGGGGAGGTCGCCGATCTCGGCTGCGGCCCGGGGCGCGTCACCGCCCATCTGCAGTCTCTCGGGGTGAACGCCTTCGGCATCGATCTGTCGCCGAAGATGATCGCTGTCGCGCGCCGGAGCTATCCGGATCTGCGGTTCGAAGAGGGGTCGATGACCGCTTTGGACCTGGCGGACGAGGCCGTCGGCGGTGCCGTCGCGTGGTACTCGACGGTCCACACCCCGCCAGAGGTGTTGCCGACGGTGTTCGCCGAGATCCATCGGGTGCTGGCGCCGGGCGGCCGTTTCCTGATCGCGTTCAAGGTCGGTGACGAGCGTCGCCACCTGCCCAGAGGCTACGGCCATGAGATCTCGCTCGATGTCTACTGGATGCCCCCGGAGCGCATCGCCGAGCTGCTGGGCAGTGCCGGGCTGGTCCTGGACGCCCAGCTGATCCGCGAGCCTGACGAGAGCGAGAGGCCACGCTCAGGCCGGCAAGCCTTCTTCCTGGCCCACAAGCCCGACAAGTCGTCTTAG
- a CDS encoding chloramphenicol phosphotransferase CPT family protein: MEPTPPARGPGRVIILNGASSSGKSTLAKALQRSLDEPFLYVSSDQFVESGMLPERRDPEGPFSWWYEMRPRFFKGFHRCLPALASAGNDLIVEHIIEFPAWREELSQLLAGFDVFLVGVHCDLGEIDRRERERGDRHIGEGRGHVEVDGIHTFGPYDYELDTSQGVSDALVRSVVTAWRSRGPRRVLTSGGYVPHEMA; encoded by the coding sequence ATGGAACCCACTCCACCGGCTCGAGGCCCAGGACGCGTCATCATTCTCAACGGGGCCTCCAGCTCCGGGAAGTCGACCCTGGCCAAGGCGCTACAGCGCTCACTCGATGAGCCGTTTCTCTATGTCTCTTCCGATCAGTTCGTGGAGAGCGGCATGCTCCCGGAGCGGCGTGACCCCGAGGGCCCCTTCTCGTGGTGGTACGAGATGCGGCCGCGCTTCTTCAAAGGCTTTCACCGGTGCCTGCCCGCCCTCGCGAGCGCGGGTAACGACCTCATCGTGGAGCACATCATCGAATTCCCGGCCTGGCGTGAAGAACTGTCACAGCTGCTGGCGGGTTTCGATGTGTTTCTTGTCGGGGTGCATTGCGACCTTGGGGAAATCGACCGGCGAGAACGCGAGCGCGGGGACCGCCATATCGGGGAGGGGCGGGGGCACGTCGAGGTTGACGGGATCCACACGTTCGGTCCGTACGACTACGAGCTGGACACCAGCCAGGGCGTCTCGGACGCACTTGTGCGGTCGGTGGTGACCGCCTGGCGATCGAGGGGCCCGCGGCGCGTGCTGACCTCGGGAGGGTACGTGCCTCACGAGATGGCCTGA
- a CDS encoding serine hydrolase domain-containing protein: protein MKGKKYVSVVVAAGLVTAVAAAPAVAGTVGPRGRADLQAMLDRIVDAGAVGAIAEVRDGSRTWRGTSGRARIGKGQAAPVDGRFRVGSVTKSFTATVVLQLVGEGRLELSDSVEQWLPGLVDKGADTTIRHLLQHTSGLPEYTTDMFDEAGIPKERFRSWTGEELVDRVRRLPREFPPGDKYSYSNTNYIVLGLLIERVTGRPYATEVRERILRPLGMVHTRVPGASPEVPGPHAHAYVPVRKGGKVVPVDVTRFNPTIAGAAGEIISTTEDLNRFYRALFQGRLLPAALVKEMQDPGMTNKAYGLGLEPAPLPCGTAWGHGGGAPGYLTVAFSSADGSRQVALSMTPYSGDPEKAAVALLTSALCP, encoded by the coding sequence GTGAAGGGGAAGAAGTACGTCAGCGTGGTCGTCGCGGCGGGTCTGGTCACGGCGGTGGCGGCGGCGCCCGCCGTCGCCGGGACGGTGGGTCCTCGTGGTCGGGCGGATCTGCAGGCGATGCTGGACAGGATCGTCGATGCCGGCGCGGTCGGGGCGATCGCCGAAGTACGCGACGGGAGCAGGACCTGGCGCGGCACCAGCGGCCGGGCGAGGATCGGCAAGGGCCAGGCGGCTCCCGTGGACGGGCGGTTCCGGGTGGGGAGCGTGACCAAGTCGTTCACGGCGACCGTGGTGCTCCAGCTCGTCGGCGAGGGCAGGCTGGAGCTGTCCGACAGCGTGGAGCAGTGGTTACCCGGGCTCGTGGACAAGGGGGCCGACACCACGATCAGGCACCTGCTCCAGCACACCAGCGGCCTGCCCGAGTACACGACGGACATGTTCGACGAGGCGGGCATCCCCAAGGAGCGCTTCCGCTCCTGGACGGGGGAGGAGCTGGTGGACAGGGTGCGGAGGCTCCCGCGCGAATTCCCGCCCGGGGACAAATACAGCTATTCCAACACCAACTACATCGTGCTCGGCCTGCTGATCGAGCGCGTCACCGGCAGGCCGTACGCGACGGAGGTCAGAGAGCGGATCCTGCGGCCGCTCGGCATGGTGCACACCCGCGTGCCGGGCGCCTCGCCGGAGGTCCCCGGGCCGCACGCCCACGCGTACGTGCCGGTCAGGAAGGGGGGCAAGGTCGTCCCGGTTGACGTCACCCGGTTCAATCCCACGATCGCCGGTGCGGCCGGTGAGATCATCTCCACGACGGAGGACCTCAACCGGTTCTACCGCGCCCTGTTCCAGGGCAGGCTGCTCCCCGCTGCCCTGGTGAAGGAGATGCAGGACCCCGGCATGACCAACAAGGCGTACGGGCTGGGCCTGGAGCCGGCGCCATTGCCGTGCGGCACCGCGTGGGGGCACGGCGGGGGCGCCCCGGGCTACCTCACGGTGGCGTTCAGCTCGGCCGACGGGTCGCGGCAGGTGGCTCTGTCGATGACCCCGTACTCGGGGGATCCCGAGAAGGCGGCCGTGGCCCTGCTGACCTCCGCGCTGTGCCCATAG